A single window of Nicotiana sylvestris chromosome 5, ASM39365v2, whole genome shotgun sequence DNA harbors:
- the LOC138869129 gene encoding uncharacterized protein: protein MTGTDSSVTPSLSRSTSQAVNHDVNHPYFLHSSDAPGMTLVTSPFDGRGFPRWRRSILIALSAKNKLAFINGICDEPVLDSKDHAQWRDSVIYSKSAKELWNSLEHRFGQSNGAKLYHLQKEVAKTVQGNSSIAGYLTTLKKLWDELDSLNSHLGCTCTCVCEGKKKVAKFLEDQRVIQFLMGLNDVYAHARGNILMMSPLPNMDHTYSILLQDESQREIFVSPQYPTDGASFMVGPQGKFNQRNNIQKSWGTPQKQGNIQNMQQKFKKKAKYNPNVSCSHCVRTGHVREDCYRLIGFPDDFQFTKSINYQPAIKGNAVVTGQEGQEKNNTCSEGNISRQNQFFSKEQVSELVNVIKQVQIGSAAATTSEINANVVAGTVL from the exons ATGACTGGAACAGATTCTTCAGTAACACCTTCTCTTTCTAGATCAACAAGTCAAGCAGTCAATCATGATGTCAACCATCCCTATTTTCTTCACTCTTCAGATGCTCCTGGGATGACTCTTGTGACCTCACCTTTTGATGGAAGAGGATTCCCAAGATGGAGAAGGTCAATACTGATTGCATTATCAGCCAAAAACAAGCTGGCATTCATCAATGGGATTTGTGATGAACCTGTCTTGGATTCAAAGGATCATGCACAATGGA GAGACAGTGTAATCTATTCCAAATCTGCAAAAGAACTTTGGAATAGTCTTGAACATAGATTTGGACAATCCAATGGAGCCAAACTCTACCACCTACAAAAGGAAGTCGCTAAGACAGTTCAGGGAAATAGCAGTATTGCAGGATACCTCACAACTCTGAAAAAGTTATGGGATGAGTTAGATTCCCTAAACTCACATCTAGGTTGCACTTGTACCTGTGTGTGTGAAGGGAAGAAGAAGGTAGCCAAGTTCCTAGAGGATCAGAGAGTCATCCAATTTCTAATGGGACTGAATGATGTGTATGCACATGCAAGAGGCAATATCCTCATGATGAGCCCACTTCCAAATATGGATCATACCTATTCTATCCTGCTGCAAGATGAAAGTCAAAGGGAAATATTTGTTAGCCCACAATATCCAACAGATGGTGCATCTTTTATGGTAGGACCTCAAGGGAAGTTTAATCAAAGGAACAATATTCAGAAATCATGGGGAACTCCTCAGAAACAGGGGAACATTCAGAACATGCAACAAAAGTTCAAAAAGAAGGCAAAATACAATCCTAATGTGAGTTGTAGTCATTGTGTGAGAACAGGGCATGTAAGGGAAGATTGCTACAGACTAATAGGATTCCCAGATGATTTTCAATTCACAAAATCAATAAATTATCAGCCTGCCATAAAGGGAAATGCAGTGGTGACAGGACAAGAAGGTCAAGAGAAGAACAACACATGTAGTGAAGGAAATATCAGCCGTCAGAACCAGTTTTTCAGTAAGGAGCAAGTGTCAGAATTGGTAAACGTAATCAAGCAAGTGCAGATTGGAAGTGCAGCAGCCACAACATCAGAAATCAATGCTAATGTTGTAGCTGGTACCGTACTCTAA